GACCCCTACCTGCGCGGCGCGGCGGCAGCCGGCGCGATCGCTCGAGACTGCATTGCGTTTGAGGACTCGCGCCCGGGCGTCACGTCTGCAGTCGCGTCGGGCGCTGTCGTGATCGCGACGCCAGGTCTGGTACCGCTCGAGTCGGGGCTCGCCCACGACACACGGACAACGCTTTCCGGGCTCGACGCTGCCGGGGCGAGCGCCCTATGGGCGCGGCACCGCACCCATCCAACCGAGGAGAAGACAGTGACCACTCACGAACACCACGCCGCCGAGGCGTCAGACGCCGCCGCACCAGCCGCCGGTGCCGCGGCAACCCCAGCGCTGCGTGGCCCGTTCCAGCTCGGCGATAGGGTGCAGCTCACGGGCCCCAAAGGGCGGATGAACACGATCACGCTGGAAACCGGCGGGGAGTTCCACAGTCACAAGGGCATGATCCGGCACGACGACATCGTCGGCGTACCGGACGCCTCGGTGATTTCCAACAGCAACGGTGAGGAGTACCTCGCGCTCAGGCCGCTGCTTTCCGACTTCGTGATGTCGATGCCCCGTGGGGCGGCGATCGTCTACCCCAAGGACGCTGCGCAGATCATCTCGCTCGCCGACATCTTCCCCGGAGCCCGCGTTGTCGAAGCCGGCGTCGGCTCGGGCGCGCTCTCGCTCCACCTGCTGCGCGCTGTCGGACCGGAGGGCGAAGTGCACTCGTTCGAGCGGCGCGAAGAGTTCGCAGACATCGCCCGCGCGAACGCACGCGCCTACGTAGGGGCGGATCCCGCGAACTGGACTGTGCGCGTCGGCGACCTGCAGGAGGCGCTGCCAAGCGCCCTTGAGCCCGGCTCGGTCGATCGTGTCGTGCTCGACATGCTCGCGCCGTGGGAGTGTGTGGGAGTTACCTCCGAGGCGCTCGCACCAGGCGGTGTCGTCATTTGCTACGTCGCGACGGTCACGCAGCTCTCGCGCACCGTCGAAGAGTTTCGTCGTTCTGGGCTATTCACGCACCCGCAGGCGTCAGAGACGATGGTCCGCGGCTGGCACGTCGAGGGCCTCGCGGTTCGGCCAGACCACCGAATGGTCGGGCACACGGGGTTCCTTGTCACCGCGCGCAAACTCGCCCCCGGCACGAACCTGCCGAGCTTGAAGCGCCGTGCATCAAAGAGTGACTTCACCGACGCCGACATGGCGAGTTGGCTGCCAGACATGGGGGAAGGCGGCGACTCCGAAGCTTGGAGCGAGGAGAACGTCGGCCAGCTCGTGAAGAGCGACAAGATTCTGCGAAAGAAAGCGCGTGAGGCGAAGCGGATTGCAGACCATCGAGTTGGCGCCACCGACCCAGCTGCTGACCAGGCTGAAACCGTCGGCACCGCGCCTGACGCCAACGAGAAGTAAGACCAGACCCCCAGCGCGTACCCGGTAGGATGGCCAGGTTCGCATTCGACGCACTCGAGAGGTGTTCCATGCTTCGTCGCATTGCCCCCGTGGTACTCACCGTTGCTGTTTCAGCAGCAGTTCTGACAGGCTGCAGCTCGGCTGACACAGCCGGCGTTGATCGCGCAGACTGCACCCCGACGCTCGGCGCGGGCGCGCTGAGCGACAGCGTCGTCGTGCTCGGTGGATTCGGCACGGCTCCCGAGGTCTCGATCCCAGCTGACACCACGGCGACTGTTTCGCAGCGCTCGATCGTCGACAGCGCATCCGCGAAGGCGGGCGCCCAGCCCGCGGGGAACAACACGATTGCCTCGGTAAACTTCGCGTTCTACGATCAGGGCACCGGCGAGAAGCTCTTCGAGAGCGCAGGTTTCGGCGGTCAGAACTCCACGAATGAGTTCTTCATGGTCTCGGACGAGTCGATGAACCCGCTCACCGCTGCCATCGAGTGCGCGGTTCCCGGCGAGCGCGTCGTGCTCGCGCTCAGCCCCGAGGACGCCCTGCCGCTGCGCCAGCAGATCGGCGGCACCCCAGAAGCCGCGCTCGTGGCTGTAATGGACGTCGAGGGCGTTTCAGAGCTCCAGGCATCAGGCCGTACGAAGGGGCTACCGAACGGATTCCCCGCGGTCGTTACCGACGAGAACGGCGTCCCCGGCGTCGTGCTTCCCCCGCGCGATGCGCCAGTTGGGATCGAATCTGGCGTGCGAATCGCTGGATCGGGCGAAAAGGTTGAAGCCGAGGGGCGCCTGCTTGTTCAGATGCTCGCAGTGAGCTGGGACGGGTCAGTGCTCTCGAACACCTGGACAGCCGGTGGGCCGCAGCTACTCCCCGGTGAAACAGAGTCAGCGGCGCAGGGCCTTGCCTTCCGTGAGGAGCTCACGGGTAAGAACGTCGGTTCGCAGGTCGTCGTCACCGAGGGCGGGGACAGCGCCCGCGTCATGGTGATCGACATTCTCGCGGTGGGATAACACGGGGTCACGAGTGGCCCGGTCTAAGGTTCCGAGCGAAGAACGCGTATTCAGCCTTGTGCTCGCACTCGTTGCGAGCACAAGCGGTCTGACGAAGCACGAGCTGCTCTCTTCCGTCTACGGCTACTCAGACAGGTACCGAGAGGACGCGCAGCGGGCCTCGCTTGAGCGTCAGTTTGAGCGCGACAAAGAGCAGCTGCGCGAGCTCGGAATTCCAGTCGAGGCGGTCGACTCGCCGGGTGAACCGGGCAACAACCAGCTCACGCGCTATCGCATCTCAAAGGCAGCGCTACAGGTCCCGCCCGGGCTGAGCTTCACCGACCGAGAACTCATGATGCTCCGCATGGCGGTGCTCGCGTGGCGGGAGGGCAGCCTCACCGACGAAGCTCGGCGAGCTGCGATGAAACTCGAATCACTCGGCGGTGGGCGCGACGCGCCAAGCATCGGTGTGAACGCGGGTTTTGGCACAGCGGAACCTTCGGCGCCGGCGCTGCTCGCCGCCGTGGAGGCTGGGCAGCTCGTCGAGTTCGACTACCAACTGCCCGACCGCGACGCACCCCTCGCGCGTCGTGTCTATCCATTGCAGTTGCACCGGTTCGAAGGGCGGTGGCACCTGATCGCGTTCGACGCGCACCGGGCCGCGACGCGCGTGTTCCTCCTCGCGAGGATCTCGGGCACTGTGACTGTGTGCGAGCCAACGGCAACCGATCCTGCCCGGCCGGACGAACCTGCCGCGCTTATCCGGCTCGCGGTTGCCGAGATGCAGGCGTTGCAGCGCGAGACCCGCGCAACTGTGCGCGTGCGGACGCACTCGCGCGCCGACGCGCGGTTCTCCCGGGGCGCCGTGGTGTGTTCTGAGGACGCCGGCTCGCGGGTGCTCGAGTTCGGCACTGTTGACATGCACGAACTCGCCGCGATAGTCGCGAGCTACGGCTCGGATGCCGTCGCCCTCGAGCCACCCGAGCTGCGTGCCAGAGTGATCGAACTCTTGCGCGCGGTGGATTCGAAGCACGGTGGGACGCCGCCTTGCTGGGTCGCGGATCAGTCGCCCGCCGAATCTGACGGGAGAGACCGCTGATGGCGAGACCACTGCTCGCAAGCGACAAGGTGCTGCTGCTCCTGTCGCTTGTGCCGTACCTCAGGGAACACGGCCCGACGCCAATTCCCGAACTTGCGCGGACCTTCGAGGTCGAGCCACGGATGCTGCGGAGCCTCATCGCTTTTCTCGGCACCGCAGGCATCCCAGGGGAGACGCTGTCGTACCAGCACAATGACCTGTTTGACATTGACTGGGACGAGTTCGAGGAGCGTGATACTGTCTCGCTCACGCAGACTGTCGCAATTGACGACACGCCGAGGTTCACTGGCGTCGAGACCGCCGCGCTGCTCGCGGGACTCGCGGCGCTTCAGCCGCTTCTGGAGCCAGCCGACGCCCAGGTCGCGGCGGATCTCGGCGCTCGCCTCGGTGCGGCTATGGGATCGGCGCAGGTGCCGTCTGTGGCGGTCTCACAGACTGACCATGACGGCAACCTTTCGCTCATCGTTCGCGCGATCGAGCGGGGAGACCGCGTACGCTTCAGCTACCGCGACGCGGCTGGCGATGAGAGCTCTCGCACCGTTGTTCCCCAGTCGCTTACTGAACGGGAGGGCGTCTGGTACGTGCACGGTTACAACGTTGAACGCGCAGCCGACAGGACGTTTAGCGTTGCGCAGCTCAGCCAGCTCACTGCCCTGGACAGCGACAGTGCGACTCCGGTTTCCGCCGATGCCGCGGAATCAGATACCTCCGGCAGATCACCGCAATTGCCCGGTGGTGACGCGGCCGATACCCGGCCAACTCGCGCCGGAACCGAGATCCTCGCCGTCGTGCCCACGCGACTACTCGGCGCGATCCGCGGATTCGCGCCTGAGGTTGTGACGAAGCACGAACGCCCGCTACCCGAGGGTGCGTGCCTCGTGCGCATTGACGCCTGGCACCCCGGTGCGGCCGTGCGGCTCGCCCAGCACGGGCCGGGTGAGATTGAGATTGTTGCGCCGCATGCAGCACGTGTTGCTGTGAGCGAGTGGGCCGAGTCAGCCCTCTGGGCATACGGCGAGTAGCGCGGCTTTCAAGAGGCAGAAAACGATACACTGACGCCATGGCGAAAGAGGGACGCGGCCCGCGTAACCGAGAAGGACGAATGAGCCTTGGCGAGCATCTCGTCGAACTCAGAAAGCGCCTGATGTACGCCGCGCTCGGGCTCGTGGTTGGGCTCGTCGGTGGCTTTCTCGCTGTCGACTGGGTGTGGGACATGCTGCGCGAACCGATCAACGCGCTCCAGCTACAGGGCCGCAACGCTACCCTCACGTACGGTGCAATCACGGAAGCGTTCGACCTGCGGATTCAGATCGCGCTCTTCATCGCCGTCGTCATCTCCGCTCCGATCTGGCTGTACCAGGTGTGGGCGTTTCTCGCCCCCGGTCTCAACCGCAAGGAGAAACTGTACGGTGTCGGGTTCCTCGCGGCCGCAGTTCCACTCTTTCTCGCTGGTGTCTACGCTGCCTGGTCGGTGCTGCCGAACATCGTGCGCCTCATGGCGACCTTTCAGCCCTCCGAAGACGCGTTTTTCTTGAGCGCCAGGCTCTACATTGACTTCTCAGTAAAGCTCATGCTCGCTGTCGGGGTCGGCTTCGTCATGCCAGTCGTGCTCGTCATGCTGAACTTCGTCGGCATTATTCGCGGAAAGACCATCCTCAAGGGGTGGCGAGTTGCGATCCTCATCATTGTGCTCTTCGCGGCCCTCACCACGCCCGCCGCCGACCTCTGGAGCATGTTCCTGCTCGCGGTGCCGATGGTGCTGCTCTACTTTATTGCCGTCGGTATTGCGATCTTGCACGACCGCCGCGTCGATAAGCGGCGCGCCGCGGAGTTTGCCGAGTACGGCATCGACATGAGTGACCCCGATCTCAGCGAACTCGACAACGACGCCCCAAATGCCCGGCCCGCCAAGCCCCGAGAGGCAAACACAGACACGTGAACGACACGCCAGCTCAGCCAGTAGTGCCGGTTGACCCGGCCGCAAACACCCCAACTGACTCCGCGCTCGCGCACTTCGAGTCGCGCCTCGAATATCCGCTCGACCCGTTCCAGCGAAACGCATGCGAGCGGCTGGAGGCAGGACGCAGCGTGCTGGTGGCGGCCCCCACGGGCTCGGGCAAGACAACCGTCGCCGAGTTTGCCGTCTATCTTGCCCGGCGTGAACGAGATGCGAAGATCTTCTACACAGCGCCGATCAAGGCGCTGTCGAACCAGAAGTTTCACGAGCTGTGCGCAGAGTACGGCGAAGACGAGGTGGGGCTCCTCACTGGCGACGTCAACATCCGCGGCAGCGCGCCGATCGTCGTGATGACGACGGAGGTGCTCCGCAACATGATCTACGCGGACTCAGACACACTTGACGACCTCGCGTTCGTCGTGCTCGATGAAGTGCATTATCTCGGCGACCGCTTCCGTGGGGCGGTGTGGGAGGAGATCATCCTGCATTTGCCAAAGCGTGTCAGGCTGGTGTCGCTCTCGGCGACGGTCTCAAACGCTGAGGAGTTCGGTGACTGGATGCACGCCGTGCGGGGCGAGACCGACGTGGTGTTGTCGGAGGTGCGGCCTGTTCCCCTGTACCAGCACGTGCTCACGAGCAAGGAATTGCTGCCGCTCTTCGTTGACAAGCAGGGCGAACTCGCGCGCGGCGGCAAGGTCAACCCTGAACTGCGGATGCTTGGAAACCGCGGACGTGGGGGCCGTGGCGGCGACAGACGCAGGTCGCGTGGCGGCCCGCCGCAGCGTCGCACCCGCCGCGTCTCGCGCGCAGACATCGCGCGGGCGCTTGACGAGACGAAACTGCTTCCTGCGATCGTCTTTATCTTCAGCCGCAACGGCTGCGATCAGGCAGTCAGGCAGTGCCTATACGACGGCATCGCCCTGACGAATCGTGAGGAACGCGCCGAGATCAGGCGCGTCGCCCAGCAGCTCATCGATGCGCTCAGCGATGAGGATCGCCGCGTGCTTGAGACGCGTGAGTGGCTTGCCGGGCTCGAGCGCGGCATCGCCGCGCACCACGCCGGGCTGCTGCCAGCCTTCAAAGCGGTCGTCGAACAGCTCTTTCAGCGCAGGCTCGTGAAGCTCGTGTTCGCGACGGAAACACTCGCGCTCGGAATCAACATGCCCGCACGCGCTGTTGTTATCGAGCGCCTTGACAAGTTCAACGGGGAGCAGCGAGTGCCGCTCACCTCGGGTGAATTCACTCAGCTCACGGGGCGTGCTGGTCGACGCGGGATTGACGTGGAAGGCCACTCGGTTGTGGTGTGGAGCGATGCCGTCGACGTCGATGAGCTGAGTCAGCTCGCGGGCACGCGATCGTTCCCGGTCAAGTCAACGTTCCGGCCAACCGCAAACATGGCTGTCAACCTGCTGCAGCGCCTGAGCTACGTGCAGGCCCGCGACACGCTCGAACTCTCGTTCGCGCAGTTTCAGGCAGATCGCGCGGTTGTCGATCAGGCACGCGAACTCCAGTCAGCACAGTCCTCACTCAAGGGCTACGAAGCTGCGGCAGCACGCGCTCAGGGTTCTGACAAGAAGCGCTGGGAGGACAGAGCACGCAAGCTCCGCAGGCAGCTCGAGCGAGGTAGACGGCAGGTCGCCAACCGCACCGGCACGATCGCGCGGACGTTTGAGCGTGTCGTCGAGGAACTCCTTGAGCTTGGCTACCTGGAGGGCGATACGCGCACTGGTGAACTCGAGGTTGCACCCTTTGGCGAGCTTCTGCGGCGAATCTACGGTGAACGCGATCTGCTCGTTGCCGAGTGCATCCGTGATGACCTGTGGCGTGGGCTCGACGCGAACGGGCTCGCTGCGATGTGCTGTGCACTGAGCTACGAGCCGCGCCGCGATGACGAGGGTGGCGAGCGGGGACCGGGCGGCAAGTTCGCGCAGTCCTTCGACCGTGTCATCAACCGGTGGGTGGAGCTCGACGATCTCGCCGACAGGTACAGGCTGCCGCGACCAGATATGCCCCACGCGGGACTCGCCGGCGCAATGTACGACTGGTCGAAGGGCGCGACGCTTGAGCGTGTACTCGAATCCAGTGGGGTTGGTGCTGGCGACTTTGTGCGGTGGGCGAAGCAGACGATTGACATGCTCGATCAGGTCGCCCAGGCGTGCGAGGTGGCGCTGACGCTCGAAGCCCTTGAACACGAGGCTGCACGGTTTGGGCTGCTCGCCGCGCTCGCCCGCGACGCGAAGCGCTCGATCCGCCGGGGCATCGTGGAGACCTCGAGTTCGTCGTGACAGACACATCTGTGAATCAGCAGCCCGGCCGGTTGCCCTGGTGGATCGCGCTGCCAGCCGCGGTCGTAGGTGGCCTACTATTTGACGTCGCGAACCCAGGGGCCGCGATCTGGCCCCTCGTGTTTCCAGCCGTCGCGCTCTTGCTCGCCTCGTGGTGGCAACAGCGAGCTGGCGTGGCAGCGCTCGCCGGGTTGGCAGCAGGCGCAGCGTTCTGGCTGACGCACCTCCATTGGCTGACGCTCTACCTCGGCCCGGTGCCGTGGCTTGGACTCGGGCTCGTGATGACCGCGTGGTTCGTGTTGCAGGGAACGGTGACCGGAGCTGTGACCCGGGCGATCTGGAAGCTCTGGCCATGGCGAGGTGCGACGCAGGGGAAGCGGCGACTGGCCCCGCTCGGGCTGATCGCCGGGCAGGCGGTCGCCGCTGCGGGCATCTGGGTGCTCCGGGAGGGGATCCAGGGGACTTGGCCCTATGGCGGGTTCCCGTGGGGGCGGGTCGCGCATGTGTTTGCCGACGCTTCGTTCGGCGCCCTCGTATCGTGGGTCGGCTTCGCAGGTCTCAGCGGCCTGATGGTGTTCGCTGTCGCGCTCGTCGTCGGCGGATGTTTCGGCGCCGGTCACGGTGCGAGACTGTTCGGCGCGAGCTTCTCTCATCGCGCCCGTTCCGTGGCGGCCAGTGGCGGGCTGCTAGCTGGCGGTGTCGTCCTCGTGCTTGGGATGCTCGCGCTTGTGCCGCCTGCGGCGCTCGAGCAGACTGGCAGCCTTCGTGTCGCTGCCGTGCAGGGCAACTCGAAGTCGGGCATCTTTGATGACCGCGAATCCGGTGACGTCTACGCTGACCACGTGCGCGGCACAGAGGAACTGCTTGACGAGCTCGAGGCGACGGATGACCGCGTCGACGTGATCCTCTGGCCAGAGAACTCCGCTGAGTTTGGCCTCACGGACAACCCGCTCCGGGGACGGGAAGTCGCGCTGCTATCGAAACGCGCAGGAGCGCCGATCGTTGTCGGTTCCGTGCTCGCGAACGAGGACGGAACCTACACCAACAGTTCAGTCGTGTGGGGGGCGGAGGGCCAGTCCGAGTCAGACGCTGGGACTCGCTACGACAAGCGGTTCCCCGTACCGTTCGCCGAGTACATGCCGAACCGCAGCTTCTTTCGGGCGCTCGCACCGGACCTCGTTGACCTTGTACAGCTCGAATACGAGGCGGGGGAGTTTGAGCCCGTGCATGGCTTTGAGGCACTCGGACGCGAGGTCGTCGCCGGCGTCGCGATCTGCTTCGACATTATCTTTGACGACCAGGCTGAGCGCATGGTCTCCAACGGTGCCGAGGTCATCTTTGCACCCACGAACAACGCGGACTTCGGGCGCACGGACGAAAGTGTCCAGCAGCTGCAGATCGCGCGCCTGCGCGCAATCGAAACCGGCAGAGCGCTCGTGAACATTTCGACAGTTGGCACAAGCCGGATCATTGCCCCTGACGGGCACGACCTTGACGGTCTCTTGCCGTTCACGCGGGGTGCGATGGTCGCAACTGTTCCGCTTGTGCAGGGTGAGACGCCGGCGCTCGCGTATGGCGCACTCATTGCGGCTGCCTGGATGACTGCGGGTCTCGCAGGTATGGGACTCTCGGTGTACTGCAGGTTGCGTCGGGGGTAACTCGGCGAAGCTACTGGTCGCTCGTGCCGCGGCGCGCTCGTAGGAGTTTCAGCCGCTCGGCGAGCAACTCCTCGAGCTCCTCGCGACTGCGCCGCTCAATGAGCATGTCCCAAGGCGTGCGCTGGGAGTTCTCCTTGGCCTCGAGCTCAGCGCGGGCGGTGCGCCCGGCCTCGTCGTCGAGAAACCCGATCTCGCCGCTGCGCTGGTCAACCCATTCTGGCGGTGGTTCGGCGTCGGCGTCGAAGACGACTGCGAAGACCACACCCTTGTCAGTGACGTACTCGACTTTGCGGCGCGGCGAGAGTTCAACGCCGGTTTCGCCCTGCAAGCTTGTCGAACCGATTCGTGAGCCTTTAAGTGTTCGATCGGCCATGAAGCCTCCCTCGCCATCGGCGGCGATGGGGGTGAGCCGCGGGGGTAGGGCTCTGCCGCCGAGTTCTTCGCAGCGTATCGCGATTTGAGCCCCGAGTACACCCCTTTTTCGCGGTCAGCGTCATCGCGCGCGGTGTGCGGCGTGCGGACAGGTCCGGCCGTGAGGCATACTCCAGCTCGCCCGGTTGTGGACTACGCTTGGACACGATCAAACGTCAACCTACTTGCACGCTGAGGAATTCATACTGTGACTGAGACCGTAGCCACCCCGCCGCTTGAAGCTAAGAGCCTGGAAGGCCGTCGGGCGCTCGTGACGGGCTCCTCTCGAGGGGTGGGCGCAGACACCGTCCGCTATTTCGCTGAGGCAGGCGCAGATGTCGTCGTGAACTTCCGCAATAAGGCGCCGCGTGCTGAGAAGCTCGGCACCCAGCTCCGCGAACTCGGCGTCCGGGCGCTCGTGCAGGGAGCTGACCTCACAGACGAACAGTCTGTCACCGAGATGATGGAAGCCATTCGCGCCGAGTTTGGCGGCCTCGACATCCTTGTGCTGAACGCCTCTGGTGGCATGGAAGGCGGCATGGCCGAGGACTACGCCCTCCAGCTCAACCGCGACGCGCAGTTGCGAGTGCTCGACGCTGCGCTGCCGCTTATGGGGGAGGGGTCGCGTGTCGTCTTCGTGACGAGCCACCAGGCGCACTTTATCCGTACGACTCCAACGATGCCCGAGTACGAGGCTGTCGCACTCTCGAAGCGTGCCGGTGAGGACGCGCTCCGCGAGCGGATCGCTGAGCTCGCTGAGCGCGGCATCGGGTTTGTCGTAGTGTCGGGCGACATGATTGAGGGCACCGTGACGGCGACGTTGCTCAACCGCATGAACCCTGGCGCAATCGAGGCGCGCCGCGAGCAGGCAGGCAAGCTGTACAACGTCGCCGAGTTCGCTGCTGAAGTCGCTCGCGCCGCGGTTGAAGAGGTTCCCGCTGACAACACCCGTCTCGTCGGTGACGTGTCGAGCTTCGGCGCCTAGCCCGACCGCAGCGGCCGCGTAGCTGGCGGCTTGAACTCCTGCGATCTGCCGTAGGTCTGTCCAAAGATCATATTTTGGCCAGAGACCTACGGCAGATCGCTTTTTGTGCCTGCTGAGGACTCGCGGGCGGGGGCGTCGGCCGAGCTCGACGGTGTGATGTTCGACCAAGCGTCAAGATTCTCGAATAATCTGCGGCACCATTGCGCTTTCGTCTGCGTAGAGCGCAGAAAGCGCACTTGTCGATTCGGTTTGCCGAATAAACGAGTGCTAGATTCATAGCCCCGCAGTTTCTGCGTCAGTGCTCGTGCTCTCAAGCTGAGCCCGTCGGCGCAGGTTCTGCTCCGACCGGGTCGCCGACGTCCCGCCGAGAGAGAGGACGTCGATGCGCACATCGATGGACCCCGCACGCATCACTAGCCATCAGCTTCCCCCTGCGATCGGACTCTACGATCCAGCGGAGGAGCATGACGCCTGCGGCCTCGCCTCGGTCATTTCGCTGACGGGCGGTCCATCTCACGAGATCGTCACGCTCGCGCTCTCGGCACTCGAGAACCTCGAGCATCGAGGCGCTGTCGGGTCGGATGCAGGAACAGGCGATGGCGCCGGCATCCTCAGCGAGCTTCCGCACAGGCTGATTCGGGAGCGCTGTGGCGCCGCCGGTGTCACCGAGCCAGAACCGGGGGAGTATGCGGCAGGGCTCGTGTTTCTGCCGAACTCCTCGACAGAGCGTCGCTCGGTGAAATACCGTATTGCGAGTATCGCTGCCGACGAGGGGCTCGGTGTAGTCGCCTGGCTTCCGGTCCCTGTGACTGCGGAGGTGCTGGGGCAGAGCGCGCTCGACGCGGCGCCCCAGATCGAACAGCTCGTGCTCGCCTCGTCAGACGGGCCCGCCGACACTCAGCTCCTCGAGCGCCGCGCGTTTCGAGCGCGCAAGCGCATTCAGCACGAGACCGGCTGCTACCTGCCGTCCTTGTCGGCCCGGACTATCGTCTACAAGGGAATGGTGACCACACTCCAGCTCCCCGGGTTCTACGACGATCTGAGTGACCCGCGGTTTGAGACCCGATTCGCTATCGTGCACTCGCGCTACTCGACGAACACATTTCCATCGTGGCACCTCGCGCAGCCGCTGCGCCTCGTCGCGCACAACGGCGAGATCAACACTGTGCGCGGCAACCGCAACTGGATGCGGGCGCGCGAAGCGCAGCTCGAGTCCGAGGCGCTCGGCAACCTTGGCCCACTCCTTCCTATCTGCACGCCCGGAGGGAGCGACTCTGCAAGCTTTGACGAGGTGCTCGAGCTGCTCGTGATGAGCGGCAGGTCGTTGCCGCACGCGCTTGCAATGATGGTGCCCGAGGCTTGGGAGTCCAACACGGCGCTCGACCCCCAGCTCGAGAACTTCCTCGAGTACCACTCGCTCGTCATGGAGCCGTGGGACGGGCCTGCGGCGATGATCGCCACTGACGGCACCGAGATCGTTGCGCTGCTCGACCGCAACGGCCTCCGGCCAGGGAGATACCTCGTCACGAGTGACGGCCTGCTCGTGATCGCGAGCGAGGCAGGCGTGCTCGACATTGCGCCGGAGCGTGTTGCGCGTCGCGGCAGGCTCCGTCCTGGCCGGATGCTCGCGGTGAACGTGGAGACCGGCGAGGTGCGCGGCGACAGCGCGGTGAAGCGTGAACTTGCGGGGCTCGCACCCTGGGGCGACTGGCTCGACGCTGGGCGCATCAGACTCGCTGACGAGCCCGAGCGCGAGGCTCTCGTGCACCCGCCTGCCTCGATTGTGAGGCGCCAGCGGACGTTCGGGTATACGGAGGAAGAGCTCCGGCTGATCCTCACTCCGATGGCGCTCACCGGTGGCGAACCCCTCTCTGCTATGGGCTCCGACACGCCGATTGCGGTGCTTGCCGAGCGCCCGCGCCATGTGCACGACTACTTCGTGCAACAGTTCGCGCAAGTGACGAATCCTCCGCTCGACGCCCTGCGAGAGGAGCTTGTGACGAGCCTTCGCACGGGCATTGGTCCGCAGCAGAACCTGCTCGGCCAGTCCGCCGAGCACGCACGCCAGGTGATCCTCGACTTCCCTGTCATTGACAATGACGCGCTCGCGCGGATTCAACATTTCGGCACTGACCCCGAGCGTGAGCGATCAGTCACGATTCGCGGACTCTACCCGGTCGACTATGGTGCGCGCGGGCTCGCCGACAGGCTCGACGCGATGTGCCGCGAGGCGAGCGCCGCCATCGCAGCAGGGGCAGAGTTTCTCATTCTGTCCGACCGCGACTCGAACAAGGACCTTGCCCCGGTGCCGAGCCTGCTTGCCGTATCGGCGGTGCATCACCATCTCATTCGTGAGGGGGAACGGATGCGTGTCGCCCTGATCGCCGAGGCAGGCGATGTTCGCGAGGTGCACCACGTGGCGACACTCGTGGGTTACGGGGCCGCGGCCGTGAACCCGTACCTCGCTATGGAGAGCGTGAGCCTCCTGGTGCGTGACGGCTCGATAACAGGGGTGACTGAAGAAGAAGCAACGTCGAAGCTTATCCTCGCGCTCGGAAAAGGGCTGCTGAAGGTCATGAGCAAGATGGGCATCTCGACGGTGTCTTCATACTGCGGCGCGCAGACGTTCGAAGCGATCGGGCTCGCCCCGGACCTCGTGGAGCGCTACTTCACCGGGACCACATCGAAGCTTGGAGGCGTCGGTCTCGACGTGCTCGCGGCAGAAGTCGCCGAGCGGCACCGTGCCGCATACCCCGACGATTCGGCCCCACTCGCGCACGAGCGGCTTGAGACTGGTGGCGAGTACCGCTGGCGCCGCGGCGAGGAACCACACCTGTTCGACCCCGAGACGATCTTCAAGCTGCAGCACGCGACACGCACTGGCAAGCGCGAGATCTTCGCCGAGTACACGTCGCGCGTGAACGAGCAGCAGGAGCGACTCATGACGCTTCGTGGGCTCTTCAAGTTCTCGCCGCAGCGCGAGCCGGTTCCGCTCGAGAGCGTTGAGCCAGTGTCAGAGATTGTGAAGCGCTTCGCGACGGGGGCGATGAGCTACGGTTCAATCTCGCCTGAGGCACATGAGACGCTCGCGATTGCGATGAACAGGCTTGGCGGACGTTCAAACACCGGCGAGGGCGGAGAAGCAGAGGAGCGCCTGCTCGACCCCGAGCGCCGCTCTGCGATCAAGCAGGTTGCGTCAGGGCGGTTCGG
Above is a window of Leucobacter aridicollis DNA encoding:
- a CDS encoding RNA polymerase-binding protein RbpA, producing the protein MADRTLKGSRIGSTSLQGETGVELSPRRKVEYVTDKGVVFAVVFDADAEPPPEWVDQRSGEIGFLDDEAGRTARAELEAKENSQRTPWDMLIERRSREELEELLAERLKLLRARRGTSDQ
- the lnt gene encoding apolipoprotein N-acyltransferase, with translation MTDTSVNQQPGRLPWWIALPAAVVGGLLFDVANPGAAIWPLVFPAVALLLASWWQQRAGVAALAGLAAGAAFWLTHLHWLTLYLGPVPWLGLGLVMTAWFVLQGTVTGAVTRAIWKLWPWRGATQGKRRLAPLGLIAGQAVAAAGIWVLREGIQGTWPYGGFPWGRVAHVFADASFGALVSWVGFAGLSGLMVFAVALVVGGCFGAGHGARLFGASFSHRARSVAASGGLLAGGVVLVLGMLALVPPAALEQTGSLRVAAVQGNSKSGIFDDRESGDVYADHVRGTEELLDELEATDDRVDVILWPENSAEFGLTDNPLRGREVALLSKRAGAPIVVGSVLANEDGTYTNSSVVWGAEGQSESDAGTRYDKRFPVPFAEYMPNRSFFRALAPDLVDLVQLEYEAGEFEPVHGFEALGREVVAGVAICFDIIFDDQAERMVSNGAEVIFAPTNNADFGRTDESVQQLQIARLRAIETGRALVNISTVGTSRIIAPDGHDLDGLLPFTRGAMVATVPLVQGETPALAYGALIAAAWMTAGLAGMGLSVYCRLRRG
- a CDS encoding SDR family oxidoreductase, giving the protein MTETVATPPLEAKSLEGRRALVTGSSRGVGADTVRYFAEAGADVVVNFRNKAPRAEKLGTQLRELGVRALVQGADLTDEQSVTEMMEAIRAEFGGLDILVLNASGGMEGGMAEDYALQLNRDAQLRVLDAALPLMGEGSRVVFVTSHQAHFIRTTPTMPEYEAVALSKRAGEDALRERIAELAERGIGFVVVSGDMIEGTVTATLLNRMNPGAIEARREQAGKLYNVAEFAAEVARAAVEEVPADNTRLVGDVSSFGA
- a CDS encoding DEAD/DEAH box helicase, translated to MPVDPAANTPTDSALAHFESRLEYPLDPFQRNACERLEAGRSVLVAAPTGSGKTTVAEFAVYLARRERDAKIFYTAPIKALSNQKFHELCAEYGEDEVGLLTGDVNIRGSAPIVVMTTEVLRNMIYADSDTLDDLAFVVLDEVHYLGDRFRGAVWEEIILHLPKRVRLVSLSATVSNAEEFGDWMHAVRGETDVVLSEVRPVPLYQHVLTSKELLPLFVDKQGELARGGKVNPELRMLGNRGRGGRGGDRRRSRGGPPQRRTRRVSRADIARALDETKLLPAIVFIFSRNGCDQAVRQCLYDGIALTNREERAEIRRVAQQLIDALSDEDRRVLETREWLAGLERGIAAHHAGLLPAFKAVVEQLFQRRLVKLVFATETLALGINMPARAVVIERLDKFNGEQRVPLTSGEFTQLTGRAGRRGIDVEGHSVVVWSDAVDVDELSQLAGTRSFPVKSTFRPTANMAVNLLQRLSYVQARDTLELSFAQFQADRAVVDQARELQSAQSSLKGYEAAAARAQGSDKKRWEDRARKLRRQLERGRRQVANRTGTIARTFERVVEELLELGYLEGDTRTGELEVAPFGELLRRIYGERDLLVAECIRDDLWRGLDANGLAAMCCALSYEPRRDDEGGERGPGGKFAQSFDRVINRWVELDDLADRYRLPRPDMPHAGLAGAMYDWSKGATLERVLESSGVGAGDFVRWAKQTIDMLDQVAQACEVALTLEALEHEAARFGLLAALARDAKRSIRRGIVETSSSS